The following proteins come from a genomic window of Streptococcus oralis:
- the dnaA gene encoding chromosomal replication initiator protein DnaA gives MKEKQFWNQILELAQERLTRSMYDFYATPAELIKVEENVATIFLPRPEMEMVWKKQLKDIIVAAGFEVYDTEIKTQFVLTKPEEESSTYVMDSENSNHYVASQANLAIPYSETGLKEKYTFDNFIQGDGNIWAKSAALAVSEDLALTYNPLFIYGGPGLGKTHLLNAIGNEILKNIPEARVKYIPAESFINDFLEHLRLGEMEKFKKTYRSLDLLLIDDIQSLSGKKVATQEEFFNTFNALHSNQKQIVLTSDRSPKHLEGLEERLVTRFSWGLTQNITPPDFETRIAILQSKTEHLNYHFQSDTLEYLAGQFDSNVRELEGAINDITLIARVKKIKDITIDIAAEAIRARKQDVSQLLVIPIDKIQTEVGNFYGVSVKEMKGTRRVQNIVLARQVAMYLARELTDNSLPKIGKEFGGKDHTTVIHAHAKIKSLIDEDDNLRLEIEAIKKKIK, from the coding sequence GTGAAAGAAAAACAATTTTGGAATCAAATCTTGGAATTGGCTCAAGAAAGATTGACACGTTCTATGTACGATTTCTACGCCACACCTGCTGAACTCATAAAAGTGGAGGAAAATGTAGCTACTATCTTTTTACCTAGACCTGAAATGGAAATGGTTTGGAAAAAACAACTCAAAGATATCATTGTGGCTGCTGGTTTTGAAGTTTATGATACTGAAATAAAAACTCAATTTGTCTTAACAAAGCCTGAGGAAGAATCTTCAACCTATGTCATGGATTCTGAAAATAGCAATCATTATGTTGCTTCACAGGCCAATCTTGCTATTCCATATTCTGAAACAGGATTGAAGGAAAAATATACCTTTGATAACTTTATTCAAGGAGATGGGAATATCTGGGCTAAGTCTGCTGCTCTGGCTGTTTCCGAAGACCTCGCCTTGACTTATAATCCCCTTTTCATTTATGGTGGTCCTGGACTAGGGAAAACCCACTTACTGAATGCTATCGGAAATGAAATTCTAAAAAATATTCCTGAAGCTCGGGTTAAATATATTCCTGCTGAAAGTTTTATTAACGACTTTCTTGAGCATCTGAGGCTCGGGGAAATGGAAAAATTTAAAAAAACTTACCGAAGCCTTGATCTCTTACTGATTGATGATATCCAATCTCTCAGTGGTAAAAAGGTTGCAACTCAAGAAGAATTTTTCAATACCTTCAATGCTCTTCATAGCAATCAAAAACAAATCGTTCTGACTAGTGACCGAAGTCCTAAACATTTAGAGGGCCTTGAGGAAAGGCTTGTCACGCGCTTTAGCTGGGGCTTGACTCAAAATATCACCCCTCCTGACTTTGAGACACGTATCGCCATTCTTCAAAGTAAAACGGAACATTTAAACTACCATTTCCAGAGTGATACCCTAGAATATCTGGCTGGTCAATTCGATTCAAATGTTCGAGAACTTGAAGGAGCAATCAACGATATCACTTTAATTGCCAGAGTAAAGAAGATTAAAGACATCACTATTGATATCGCTGCTGAAGCTATCAGAGCTCGCAAACAAGATGTTAGCCAACTGCTAGTCATTCCAATTGACAAAATCCAAACTGAAGTTGGTAATTTTTATGGAGTGAGTGTCAAAGAAATGAAGGGTACAAGACGAGTTCAAAACATCGTTTTAGCCCGCCAAGTGGCCATGTATCTGGCTAGAGAGCTGACAGATAATAGCCTTCCAAAAATCGGAAAAGAATTTGGAGGAAAAGATCACACCACCGTTATTCACGCCCATGCTAAAATAAAATCCTTGATTGACGAAGACGATAATTTACGTTTAGAAATCGAAGCAATCAAAAAGAAAATTAAGTAG
- the dnaN gene encoding DNA polymerase III subunit beta, protein MIHFSINKNLFLQALNTTKRAISSKNAIPILSTIKIDVTNEGITLIGSNGQISIENFISQKNEDAGLLITSLGSILLEASFFINVVSSLPDVTLDFKEIEQKQIVLTSGKSEITLKGKDSEQYPRIQEISASTPLILETKLLKKIINETAFAASTQESRPILTGVHFVLSHHKELKTVATDSHRLSQKKLTLEKNGDDFDVVIPSRSLREFSAVFTDDIETVEIFFANNQILFRSENISFYTRLLEGNYPDTDRLIPTDFNTTVTFDVVNLRQSMERARLLSSATQNGTVKLEIKGGVVSAHVHSPEVGKVNEEIDTEQVTGDDLTISFNPTYLIDSLKALNSEKVTISFISAVRPFTLVPADTDEDFMQLITPVRTN, encoded by the coding sequence ATGATCCATTTTTCAATTAACAAAAATTTATTTCTACAAGCCTTAAATACCACAAAACGAGCAATTAGTTCAAAAAATGCCATTCCAATTTTATCAACCATTAAAATTGATGTTACCAATGAAGGAATTACTTTAATTGGATCAAATGGACAAATCTCCATTGAAAATTTCATTTCTCAAAAGAATGAAGATGCTGGTCTTTTAATTACTTCCTTAGGTTCGATTCTTCTTGAAGCCTCTTTCTTTATCAATGTTGTATCCAGTCTTCCAGATGTAACCCTTGATTTCAAAGAGATTGAACAAAAACAAATTGTCTTAACAAGTGGCAAATCAGAAATTACTCTAAAAGGAAAAGATAGCGAACAGTACCCACGAATCCAAGAAATTTCAGCAAGCACACCTTTGATTCTTGAAACCAAACTACTTAAGAAAATTATCAATGAAACAGCTTTTGCTGCAAGTACGCAAGAAAGTCGTCCAATTTTGACTGGTGTCCATTTTGTTTTGAGCCATCACAAGGAACTAAAAACAGTTGCGACAGACTCTCATCGCCTTAGCCAGAAAAAATTGACTCTTGAAAAAAATGGTGATGATTTCGATGTGGTGATTCCTAGTCGCTCTCTACGTGAATTTTCAGCTGTATTTACGGATGATATTGAAACTGTTGAGATTTTCTTTGCCAATAATCAAATCCTCTTTAGAAGCGAAAATATTAGCTTCTACACTCGTCTCCTAGAAGGAAACTATCCTGATACAGATCGTTTGATTCCAACTGACTTTAATACGACAGTAACTTTTGATGTTGTCAACTTGCGTCAATCAATGGAACGTGCTCGTCTCTTATCAAGTGCGACTCAAAATGGTACTGTGAAGCTTGAAATTAAAGGTGGTGTTGTTAGCGCCCATGTTCATTCTCCTGAAGTTGGTAAAGTAAACGAAGAAATCGATACTGAGCAGGTTACTGGGGATGATTTGACCATTAGTTTCAACCCGACTTACTTGATTGATTCTCTCAAGGCTTTAAATAGTGAAAAAGTAACTATCAGCTTTATCTCAGCTGTTCGTCCATTCACTCTTGTTCCAGCAGATACTGATGAAGACTTCATGCAGCTCATTACACCAGTTCGTACAAATTAA
- a CDS encoding DUF951 domain-containing protein, producing the protein MYQVGNFVEMKKPHACTIKSTGKKANRWEITRVGADIKIKCSNCDHVVMMSRYDFERKMNKIID; encoded by the coding sequence ATGTATCAAGTTGGAAATTTTGTTGAGATGAAAAAACCACATGCTTGCACAATTAAATCAACAGGTAAAAAAGCCAATCGTTGGGAAATTACACGCGTAGGGGCAGATATCAAAATCAAATGTAGCAATTGTGATCACGTTGTTATGATGAGTCGCTATGATTTTGAACGAAAAATGAATAAGATTATTGACTAA
- the ychF gene encoding redox-regulated ATPase YchF: protein MALTAGIVGLPNVGKSTLFNAITKAGAEAANYPFATIDPNVGMVEVPDERLQKLTEMITPKKTVPTTFEFTDIAGIVKGASKGEGLGNKFLANIREVDAIVHVVRAFDDENVMREQGREDAFVDPLADIDTINLELILADLESVNKRYARVEKMARTQKDKESVAEFNVLQKIKPVLEDGKSARTIEFTDEEQKVVKGLFLLTTKPVLYVANVDEDVVSDPDSIEYVKQIREFAATENAEVVVISARAEEEISELDDEDKQEFLEALGLTESGVDKLTRAAYHLLGLGTYFTAGEKEVRAWTFKRGMKAPQAAGIIHSDFEKGFIRAVTMSYEDLVKYGSEKSVKEAGRLREEGKEYIVQDGDIMEFRFNV, encoded by the coding sequence ATGGCTTTAACAGCAGGTATCGTTGGTTTGCCAAACGTTGGTAAATCAACCCTTTTTAATGCAATTACAAAAGCAGGAGCAGAGGCGGCAAACTACCCATTTGCGACTATTGATCCAAATGTTGGGATGGTAGAAGTTCCAGATGAACGTCTACAGAAACTAACTGAAATGATCACACCTAAAAAGACAGTCCCAACAACTTTTGAATTTACAGATATTGCAGGGATTGTAAAAGGCGCATCAAAAGGGGAAGGTCTAGGGAATAAATTCTTGGCCAACATCCGTGAAGTGGATGCGATTGTTCATGTGGTTCGTGCATTTGATGATGAAAATGTCATGCGTGAACAAGGACGAGAAGATGCCTTTGTGGATCCACTTGCAGATATTGATACCATTAACCTAGAGTTGATTCTTGCTGACTTAGAATCAGTTAATAAACGCTACGCGCGTGTAGAAAAGATGGCACGTACGCAAAAAGATAAAGAATCAGTAGCAGAGTTCAACGTTCTTCAAAAAATCAAACCAGTTCTTGAAGATGGAAAATCAGCACGTACTATTGAATTTACAGATGAAGAGCAAAAAGTAGTCAAAGGTCTCTTCCTTTTAACCACTAAACCAGTTCTTTATGTTGCTAATGTGGATGAAGATGTAGTTTCAGATCCAGATTCTATCGAATATGTGAAGCAAATTCGTGAATTTGCAGCGACAGAGAATGCTGAAGTAGTAGTTATTTCCGCGCGTGCTGAGGAAGAAATTTCTGAGTTAGACGATGAGGATAAGCAAGAGTTTCTTGAAGCACTTGGTTTGACTGAATCAGGCGTTGACAAGTTGACTCGTGCAGCTTATCACTTGCTTGGGCTTGGAACTTACTTCACAGCTGGTGAAAAAGAAGTCCGTGCTTGGACCTTTAAGCGAGGGATGAAAGCTCCTCAAGCAGCTGGTATTATCCACTCAGACTTTGAAAAAGGGTTTATTCGTGCAGTAACAATGTCATATGAGGATCTAGTGAAATATGGATCTGAAAAGTCTGTAAAAGAAGCTGGGCGTTTGCGTGAAGAAGGAAAAGAATATATCGTTCAAGATGGCGATATCATGGAATTCCGCTTTAACGTTTAA
- the pth gene encoding aminoacyl-tRNA hydrolase, with the protein MTKLLVGLGNPGDKYFETKHNVGFMLIDQLAKKQNVTFTHDKIFQADLASFFFNGEKIYLVKPTTFMNESGKAVHALLTYYGLDIEDLLVIYDDLDMEVGKIRLRAKGSAGGHNGIKSIIQHIGTQVFNRVKIGIGRPKKGMSVVHHVLSKFEQDDYVGILQSIDKVDDAVNYYLQEKNFEKTMQRYNG; encoded by the coding sequence ATGACTAAATTACTTGTTGGATTAGGAAATCCAGGGGATAAATATTTTGAAACCAAGCACAACGTTGGATTTATGTTGATTGACCAATTGGCCAAAAAACAAAATGTTACCTTTACACATGACAAGATATTTCAAGCTGACCTAGCATCTTTTTTCTTCAATGGAGAAAAAATTTATCTCGTCAAACCAACAACATTTATGAATGAAAGTGGAAAAGCGGTTCATGCTTTATTGACTTACTATGGTTTGGATATTGAAGATTTACTCGTTATTTACGACGACCTTGACATGGAAGTCGGGAAAATTCGTTTAAGAGCAAAGGGATCAGCAGGTGGTCATAATGGTATCAAGTCTATTATTCAACATATAGGGACTCAGGTATTTAACCGTGTTAAAATAGGTATTGGAAGACCTAAAAAAGGCATGTCGGTTGTTCATCATGTTTTAAGTAAGTTTGAACAGGATGACTATGTGGGTATTTTACAGTCTATTGACAAGGTTGACGATGCTGTAAACTACTATTTACAAGAGAAAAATTTTGAGAAAACAATGCAGAGGTATAATGGTTAA